A window from uncultured Desulfobacter sp. encodes these proteins:
- a CDS encoding ATP-binding protein, producing the protein MPDQTRSTTALKGSLKKPSLAATLTLLLTLTVTVVTMSVAGILYIAMSKSEYRNLEKKADDFIASIDDVLEIPLWNMDRENIKKIGQAYANDEVFEFIDIQGNLKTTFFNYSRNRNAPVIRKSGEIFHAGRLVGHIHMAFTTQGLIHRNHKILFSGLGILLLVIFALTLVTGMFFKAVLGNLFQRINNISDAYALGKDITPEHEIAYCEFRPLLGILGDMRDKLNMQIIEIKNAENKYRTIFENAVEGIFQSTPDGHFIDVNPAMARMLGYNSPQALTRSISNIGEQLYVSPERRQEFIRKIKTQKAVTDFHTEFRTITGQTVWLAIYSRPVWGDDGKLEYIEGMALDISRQKKAEEERKKLETQLIHSQKLESVGRLAGSVAHDFNNMLSIILGYSDMILQTVTPKDPNYERLIAISSAANRSAGLTGKLLAFARQQTVSPKILDLNKKVYDMMNMLKRLLREDIDLRFLPGEDIGMVNIDPIQLDQILVNLCINAKDAIRGNGQITISTGHIFIDDAYARQHSDAVVGDYVTLSVSDNGCGMEPSMLDNIFEPFFTTKKDKEGAGLGLSSVYGIVRQNNGSIHVHSKPGQGAIFTIHLPEYRDAVPSAEHEPDTNLRFKGNETILLVEDETPLLHLGRETLEQMGYTVLATESPNQAIKIAAEHPGEIQLLMTDVIMPEMNGLELANKLLREHPGIKCLYVSGYTTDIFSSQGASEKNVHFLQKPFTKKDLEKMLNKILS; encoded by the coding sequence ATGCCGGATCAAACCAGGTCGACCACTGCTTTAAAGGGTTCGTTGAAAAAACCGTCCCTTGCTGCAACCCTGACACTTCTTTTAACATTGACGGTGACGGTGGTTACCATGTCCGTAGCCGGAATTTTATACATTGCCATGTCAAAGAGTGAATATCGAAATCTGGAGAAAAAGGCCGATGATTTTATTGCATCCATTGATGATGTATTGGAAATTCCTTTATGGAATATGGACCGTGAAAATATAAAAAAAATCGGCCAGGCATATGCCAATGATGAAGTGTTTGAATTTATTGACATTCAGGGTAATCTCAAGACCACATTTTTTAATTATTCCCGGAATCGAAACGCGCCGGTTATCCGTAAATCCGGTGAAATTTTCCATGCAGGCCGGCTTGTCGGTCATATTCATATGGCCTTTACCACCCAAGGGCTGATCCACCGCAACCACAAAATACTTTTTTCGGGCCTTGGTATACTGCTCCTAGTCATTTTTGCGTTGACCCTGGTAACAGGTATGTTTTTTAAAGCGGTTCTCGGAAATCTTTTTCAACGCATTAATAACATCTCCGATGCCTATGCCCTGGGAAAAGATATTACGCCCGAACACGAAATTGCCTATTGTGAGTTTCGTCCCCTGCTCGGTATTCTTGGGGATATGCGCGATAAACTGAATATGCAGATCATAGAGATTAAAAATGCAGAAAACAAATATCGAACTATCTTTGAAAATGCGGTGGAGGGAATATTCCAGTCCACCCCCGATGGCCATTTCATTGACGTCAATCCTGCAATGGCACGAATGCTTGGTTACAACTCCCCCCAGGCATTAACCCGGTCCATCTCCAATATCGGAGAACAACTTTATGTGAGCCCCGAACGCAGACAAGAATTTATCAGGAAGATAAAAACACAAAAAGCGGTAACCGATTTTCACACCGAATTTCGCACGATAACCGGACAAACCGTCTGGTTGGCAATTTACTCCAGACCTGTATGGGGTGATGACGGCAAGCTTGAATATATTGAGGGGATGGCCCTGGATATTTCCCGGCAAAAAAAGGCTGAAGAGGAAAGGAAAAAGTTAGAAACCCAATTGATTCATTCCCAGAAGCTTGAGTCCGTAGGCCGGCTTGCAGGCAGCGTTGCCCATGATTTCAATAACATGCTCAGCATTATTTTAGGCTATTCGGACATGATACTGCAGACCGTCACGCCCAAGGACCCCAATTATGAAAGGCTGATTGCCATCAGTTCTGCAGCCAACCGGTCAGCCGGGTTGACAGGTAAGCTCCTTGCCTTTGCACGCCAGCAGACTGTTTCTCCTAAAATTTTGGATTTAAATAAAAAAGTGTATGATATGATGAATATGCTCAAACGCCTGTTAAGGGAGGATATTGATTTAAGATTTTTACCGGGCGAAGATATCGGCATGGTGAATATAGATCCCATCCAATTGGATCAGATATTGGTAAACCTGTGTATTAATGCCAAGGATGCCATTAGGGGAAACGGTCAGATTACCATTTCAACCGGACACATTTTTATTGATGATGCGTATGCCCGGCAACATTCGGATGCTGTTGTGGGTGACTATGTCACGCTTTCTGTCAGCGATAATGGCTGTGGCATGGAACCTTCCATGCTTGATAATATTTTTGAGCCTTTTTTTACAACCAAAAAAGATAAAGAGGGGGCCGGTTTAGGTCTTTCCTCTGTTTATGGTATCGTCAGGCAGAACAACGGAAGTATTCATGTACATAGTAAGCCGGGCCAAGGGGCGATCTTTACGATTCATCTTCCCGAGTACCGGGATGCCGTGCCCTCGGCCGAACACGAGCCTGATACCAACCTGCGATTTAAAGGAAATGAAACCATTCTTCTTGTGGAGGATGAAACACCGCTTCTTCATCTGGGCCGCGAAACATTGGAGCAGATGGGGTACACGGTTTTGGCTACCGAGTCACCCAACCAAGCCATAAAGATTGCGGCTGAGCACCCGGGTGAGATCCAACTGCTTATGACGGATGTGATTATGCCTGAAATGAACGGTTTGGAACTTGCCAACAAACTGCTGCGCGAGCATCCCGGCATTAAATGCCTTTATGTATCAGGGTATACCACGGATATTTTTTCTTCCCAGGGGGCATCGGAAAAAAATGTTCATTTCCTTCAAAAACCTTTTACAAAAAAGGATCTGGAAAAGATGCTTAATAAAATTTTGTCTTGA
- a CDS encoding EAL domain-containing protein, with product MKDILFVDDDPKSLASLKRLLRKYTAGWKFHIAQSVDEGIELIGTHKIDLVLCDILMPEKDGFEMLKILKTDEKTKSIPVVMLTGMHDSKLKLKALSMGAADLLNKPIEKAELVTRISNGLKIKAYHDQILDQNLFLEQKIQERTRHAMMAADIGSILVKGTDINKMAGECCTTIAHYLDATFTQIWIIDDKRNQPELIASHGMYTPRDGKCSIICPGFLKIKKIVEEKRAVLSNSIVEDVDIDDKIWLSQEKITAFAGHPLIIGGRTVGVVAMFSKQCIDNAELDAIASIADKIALGIDRKKAEEKAWFLAYHDTLTGLPNRQFFLKTLKSEVEYAGRYGKKFAVALIDLDNFNQVNESLGHTAGDQCLQDISVRLKKCLRSSDMLARLTSKHTPMARMGGDEFIILLQNTNDIFAIGQACQRLLYEFNPPVLVNGQEVFISASIGAAVFPEDGEAPGILLKNTETALYDAKKKGKHIFSFYSESMNQASMKLFEMGNNLRKAVAKQQFLLYFQPKIRLSGKKIMGAEALIRWEIEPGAFIPPSAFIPIAEKNGMIIPIGEWVLDTACKACRALQQKGHKNVHIAVNFSALQLDQHDLAAKVEAILEQYQIPSENIELEITETLIMSNPEKAIENLKQLKQIGITIALDDFGTGYSSLAYLQKLPIDYVKIDISFIRHILVSPNDKIMVKTIIDMAHNLGLQVIAEGVEKKEQTELLEQLGCDIVQGFFFASPMPEADFLQLLDQWS from the coding sequence ATGAAGGATATCCTTTTCGTAGATGATGATCCCAAAAGCCTGGCAAGTTTAAAACGTCTGCTGCGAAAGTATACCGCCGGGTGGAAATTTCATATCGCCCAAAGCGTGGATGAAGGCATCGAACTTATCGGTACGCACAAAATAGACCTGGTGCTGTGTGATATTCTCATGCCTGAAAAAGACGGTTTTGAAATGCTTAAAATCCTCAAAACCGACGAAAAAACAAAATCCATTCCAGTGGTGATGCTCACAGGAATGCATGACTCAAAACTAAAGCTTAAAGCCTTGAGCATGGGCGCGGCAGACCTGCTGAACAAACCCATTGAAAAGGCGGAACTTGTCACACGAATCAGCAACGGCTTGAAAATAAAAGCCTACCATGACCAGATTCTTGACCAGAACCTTTTCCTTGAACAAAAAATACAGGAGAGGACCCGGCATGCCATGATGGCAGCCGACATTGGTTCGATTTTAGTCAAGGGAACCGATATTAATAAAATGGCCGGGGAATGCTGCACCACCATCGCCCACTATCTTGATGCCACGTTTACCCAAATTTGGATTATAGATGATAAAAGAAATCAACCCGAACTCATCGCAAGCCATGGAATGTATACCCCCCGTGACGGAAAATGCAGCATTATTTGTCCGGGATTTTTAAAAATAAAAAAAATTGTCGAAGAAAAAAGAGCCGTTCTGTCCAATTCAATTGTTGAAGACGTCGACATTGACGATAAAATCTGGTTAAGCCAAGAAAAAATAACAGCCTTTGCAGGACACCCCCTGATTATCGGTGGACGAACGGTGGGGGTTGTGGCGATGTTTTCAAAACAATGCATTGACAATGCTGAGCTGGATGCCATCGCCTCAATCGCAGACAAAATAGCATTGGGCATAGACAGGAAAAAAGCAGAGGAAAAAGCCTGGTTTTTAGCCTACCACGATACCCTGACGGGTTTACCCAACCGGCAATTCTTTCTAAAAACACTGAAATCCGAAGTCGAATATGCAGGTCGGTATGGTAAAAAGTTTGCCGTGGCACTCATCGACCTTGATAACTTCAACCAGGTGAACGAAAGTCTGGGGCACACCGCCGGAGATCAATGCCTGCAGGACATCTCGGTCAGATTAAAAAAATGTTTGAGATCCAGTGACATGCTGGCGCGCCTGACCTCAAAACACACACCCATGGCCCGCATGGGCGGAGATGAATTTATTATTCTCCTGCAAAATACCAATGATATTTTTGCAATTGGCCAGGCGTGCCAAAGACTGCTATACGAATTTAACCCGCCGGTTCTTGTAAATGGACAAGAGGTTTTTATTTCCGCAAGTATCGGCGCGGCCGTATTCCCAGAAGACGGAGAAGCCCCTGGAATTTTATTGAAAAACACGGAGACCGCACTTTATGATGCCAAAAAAAAAGGGAAACACATTTTTTCCTTTTATTCAGAATCCATGAACCAGGCCTCAATGAAACTGTTTGAGATGGGAAATAATCTGAGAAAAGCAGTGGCCAAACAACAGTTTCTGCTCTACTTCCAGCCTAAAATCAGGCTTTCAGGAAAAAAAATTATGGGCGCAGAAGCCTTGATCCGATGGGAAATAGAACCGGGGGCATTTATTCCCCCTTCCGCGTTTATCCCCATTGCCGAAAAAAACGGCATGATCATACCCATTGGCGAATGGGTGCTTGACACGGCCTGCAAAGCCTGCCGGGCATTGCAGCAAAAGGGACATAAAAATGTGCATATCGCCGTTAATTTTTCTGCATTGCAACTGGATCAACACGACCTGGCAGCTAAGGTGGAAGCTATTCTTGAACAATATCAAATCCCTTCTGAAAATATAGAGCTTGAGATCACTGAAACCCTGATCATGTCAAATCCGGAAAAAGCCATTGAGAACCTTAAGCAGTTAAAGCAAATAGGGATTACTATCGCCCTGGATGATTTTGGAACCGGATACTCTTCTTTGGCTTATCTTCAAAAACTGCCCATTGACTATGTAAAAATTGATATCTCGTTTATCCGGCACATCCTGGTTAGCCCCAATGATAAAATCATGGTCAAAACGATTATTGACATGGCCCATAACTTAGGATTGCAGGTCATTGCCGAAGGGGTTGAAAAAAAAGAGCAGACCGAACTTCTCGAACAATTAGGGTGTGACATTGTCCAAGGATTTTTTTTCGCCTCACCCATGCCGGAGGCGGATTTTTTGCAATTACTGGATCAATGGTCTTAG
- a CDS encoding HDOD domain-containing protein has protein sequence MNKTKAEFLKRFGKIRDLPSLPLIVTKVNQMLNDPNTTNTSLCKVIEKDQAIVFKMLQLVNSAFFGLREKISSTNEAAIILGFDAIRNIVLSLSTFNILDHLFKKQPNENFNIDRFWRHSIGVAVLSRYLAEKTAVGDPEKCFVCGLLHDMGKLMLAHYFPDDFMQVIEHARQNQLVYLDAEKQVLPACHPEVGYFFVKQWELPPHLANTIYSHHSIQPGAAFFDESVIVNTADGIINSYFADFLNNNTAPGNIKYAYFDAHAGKRLNVWIETAPKWFPKVELLIDDAWEFFL, from the coding sequence TTGAATAAAACAAAAGCAGAATTTCTAAAACGATTTGGAAAGATTCGGGATTTGCCTTCTTTGCCGCTAATTGTAACAAAAGTAAATCAAATGCTCAATGATCCAAACACAACAAATACCTCTTTATGCAAAGTGATTGAAAAGGATCAGGCCATTGTGTTTAAAATGCTTCAGCTGGTAAATTCCGCTTTTTTCGGATTAAGGGAAAAAATTTCAAGTACCAATGAAGCGGCTATTATCTTGGGATTTGACGCCATACGAAATATTGTATTGTCGCTTTCGACTTTTAACATTTTGGATCATCTTTTTAAAAAACAACCCAATGAGAATTTCAACATTGACCGTTTCTGGCGGCATTCAATCGGCGTTGCTGTGCTCAGCCGATATTTAGCGGAAAAAACTGCGGTTGGAGACCCTGAAAAGTGTTTTGTCTGCGGATTGCTCCATGACATGGGCAAATTGATGCTGGCCCATTATTTCCCGGATGATTTCATGCAGGTGATCGAACATGCCCGGCAAAATCAATTGGTCTACTTGGATGCGGAAAAACAGGTTCTGCCGGCGTGTCATCCTGAAGTCGGCTATTTTTTTGTCAAACAATGGGAACTTCCGCCGCATCTGGCCAATACAATTTATTCCCATCATTCAATACAACCCGGCGCGGCCTTCTTTGATGAGAGCGTCATCGTAAATACGGCTGATGGTATCATTAACAGCTATTTTGCAGATTTTTTGAACAATAACACAGCCCCGGGAAACATCAAATATGCATATTTTGATGCCCATGCCGGAAAACGGTTGAATGTTTGGATTGAAACGGCGCCAAAATGGTTCCCGAAGGTTGAACTTTTGATAGATGATGCCTGGGAATTTTTTCTATGA
- a CDS encoding response regulator, whose translation MDSTPKHTILCVDDEKQILSALKRLLRKENFDLLTATSGEEGLKIMASRDIHLVISDHRMPEMSGISFLARVRETYPDTIRILLTGYTEVDSIKASINEGHVYKFLLKPWNDDDLKQEIKKALERYDLLESNHSLHLMVAAKNKELEQINTDLETIIKQRTRELELQNQALELTRVLFRGLPMAAMGVSYDRTIILINRQAEKLKINDRMVIVGNCLADYFSEDTMKQLLPVFESQIDQVKMDITINAHTYVLTLSALTGRFVGKGFILCLRQREE comes from the coding sequence ATGGATAGCACACCAAAGCATACAATACTTTGTGTTGATGATGAAAAACAGATTCTTTCGGCGTTAAAGCGTTTGCTGCGAAAAGAAAATTTTGATCTGCTGACCGCAACAAGCGGGGAAGAGGGATTGAAGATCATGGCATCCCGGGATATTCATCTGGTCATTTCAGATCATCGGATGCCCGAGATGTCGGGGATATCTTTTTTGGCCAGGGTTAGGGAGACGTATCCGGATACCATACGAATTCTTTTGACCGGTTATACTGAAGTGGACTCCATTAAGGCGTCAATCAATGAGGGGCATGTCTATAAGTTTCTTTTAAAACCCTGGAATGACGATGACCTTAAGCAGGAGATCAAAAAAGCCCTGGAACGCTATGATCTTCTTGAGTCAAACCATTCCCTGCATCTGATGGTGGCCGCAAAGAATAAAGAGCTGGAACAGATTAACACGGATCTTGAAACGATTATCAAGCAGCGCACAAGGGAGTTGGAACTTCAAAACCAGGCCCTTGAACTGACACGGGTTTTGTTCAGGGGACTTCCCATGGCCGCCATGGGTGTCAGTTATGATCGGACAATCATTCTGATCAACCGGCAGGCTGAAAAATTAAAAATAAACGATCGCATGGTCATCGTGGGAAATTGTCTGGCAGATTATTTCAGCGAAGATACGATGAAACAATTGCTGCCGGTGTTTGAATCTCAAATCGATCAGGTTAAAATGGATATAACCATAAATGCGCACACCTATGTTCTGACACTGTCGGCTTTGACCGGCCGTTTTGTGGGTAAAGGGTTTATTTTGTGTCTTCGGCAACGGGAAGAGTGA
- a CDS encoding ATP-binding protein encodes MEKNTSDHFLSFGQKGNPGEKSAESISLEKNFKILTDTLPIGIVLTTVDGEIINVNPEWLHLMGYSSVEDLPHISIQSFYHDQKDRDIFLKKMEAGRVRDLEMRFMRPDGTTIWCSMSAVIQKNSPGEPYLITSLLDITRRKEIEEEKSDLLIQLTQTDKLASIGQLAAGIAHEINNPVGYVTSNLNSLDEYLADIHKLIEMDQTLIKGLKDTNLPGDLADMTKKINEYARKIDIAFLQEDMKELIKDCIDGLDRIKKIVIDLKDFAHPGKKDIEPVDVNACIETTLNVAANELKYKTTVHKDLGDLPLIQGIPQQLNQVFLNILVNAAQAIETRGAITIKTWQKDHNVCLTISDTGCGIDPKHISKIFDPFFTTKEVGKGTGLGMNIAYNIIQQHGGTITVKSEIGKGTTFTVTLPVAEDTK; translated from the coding sequence ATGGAGAAAAATACGTCTGATCATTTTTTAAGTTTTGGACAGAAAGGCAATCCTGGCGAAAAGAGCGCGGAAAGTATCAGCCTGGAGAAAAACTTCAAAATATTGACGGACACCCTGCCCATCGGCATCGTCTTGACTACCGTGGACGGAGAAATAATAAATGTAAACCCCGAATGGCTTCATTTGATGGGTTACAGTTCAGTTGAGGATCTTCCTCACATCTCTATTCAATCGTTTTACCATGACCAAAAAGACCGTGACATTTTTCTAAAAAAAATGGAGGCCGGCAGGGTCAGGGATCTTGAGATGCGATTTATGAGACCCGACGGCACCACAATCTGGTGCTCCATGTCGGCCGTAATCCAGAAAAACAGCCCCGGCGAACCTTATTTAATCACCTCACTTCTGGACATTACCCGGAGAAAAGAGATAGAGGAAGAAAAATCAGATCTTTTAATCCAGCTGACCCAGACCGACAAACTGGCCTCCATCGGCCAGCTGGCCGCCGGCATCGCCCACGAAATTAACAATCCGGTGGGATATGTTACCAGTAACCTGAACTCACTGGACGAGTACCTGGCCGATATTCACAAACTCATCGAAATGGATCAAACCCTGATCAAAGGCCTCAAGGACACCAATCTGCCTGGCGATCTGGCGGACATGACTAAAAAAATAAATGAATACGCCCGGAAAATTGACATCGCTTTTCTCCAGGAAGATATGAAAGAACTCATCAAAGACTGCATTGACGGACTGGACCGAATCAAAAAAATCGTAATAGACTTAAAGGATTTTGCCCACCCCGGCAAAAAGGACATTGAACCGGTAGATGTCAATGCCTGTATTGAAACCACCCTGAATGTGGCCGCCAATGAACTAAAATATAAAACAACTGTACATAAAGATTTAGGTGATTTACCCCTGATCCAGGGTATTCCCCAGCAGCTCAACCAAGTTTTTTTGAACATACTGGTAAACGCAGCACAGGCCATTGAAACAAGAGGAGCGATCACAATCAAGACATGGCAGAAAGACCACAATGTTTGCCTGACCATTTCAGATACCGGCTGTGGCATAGATCCCAAACATATATCGAAAATTTTTGATCCCTTTTTCACCACAAAGGAGGTGGGCAAAGGCACAGGCTTAGGTATGAATATCGCTTATAACATCATTCAGCAGCACGGCGGCACCATTACCGTAAAGAGTGAAATCGGCAAAGGAACCACGTTTACCGTCACTCTTCCCGTTGCCGAAGACACAAAATAA
- a CDS encoding acetyl-CoA hydrolase/transferase C-terminal domain-containing protein, which translates to MSTLEERVRCKELLSLVKTPEECIQYFEDGLNVGMSGFTPVGYPKVVPIALCDHVEKNNLQGKLRLNLFIGASVGAEVEDRMATLNMIDRRWPYQTGKNLGKAINSGQIRMGDKHLSMFPQDLKYGFYTMDRGGGLDLAVIEASAITENGDIILTGAVGAAPEIIDVADKIIVEINTGLPSFEGMHDILLTDLPPYRKIYPVTDLRQRIGTPWVPTDKSKIVAIVESKLPDNGRALRGTDDVAQAIADNIVDFFQAEVKAGRLPKNLLPLQSGVGSIANAVVGGLTASPFENLTVFTEVLQDTFLPFLDSGKCEYINCTSLSLSNDAFVDWWKNFETYKKMVMMRPQQISNNPELIRRAGVIGMNTPLEFDMYAHANSTHAGGTRMLNGIGGSGDFIRNAYISMMHCPSCRATKNDEFGITGVVPKVPHVDHTEHDIDVLVTEQGLADLRGLAPVDRAKVVIDKCAHPAYKDYMYDYLDRATKATGGHHEPQLLDECYKMHLSFAQNGTMRFWEK; encoded by the coding sequence ATGTCTACATTAGAGGAACGCGTACGTTGCAAAGAGCTGCTCAGCTTAGTCAAAACCCCTGAAGAATGTATCCAGTACTTTGAAGATGGTCTAAATGTTGGTATGTCCGGATTTACCCCGGTCGGCTACCCGAAAGTTGTGCCCATTGCGCTGTGTGATCACGTTGAGAAAAACAATCTGCAAGGCAAGTTGAGACTCAACCTGTTTATCGGCGCGTCTGTCGGTGCCGAGGTTGAGGACCGCATGGCCACATTGAATATGATTGACCGTCGCTGGCCGTACCAGACAGGTAAAAATCTGGGCAAAGCCATTAACAGCGGCCAGATTCGCATGGGTGACAAACACCTTTCCATGTTTCCCCAGGATCTGAAATACGGTTTTTATACAATGGATAGAGGCGGCGGACTTGACCTGGCCGTAATTGAAGCCTCCGCCATTACCGAGAACGGTGATATCATTCTGACCGGTGCCGTGGGTGCCGCGCCTGAAATCATTGATGTTGCCGACAAAATTATTGTTGAAATCAATACCGGTCTGCCCTCCTTTGAAGGCATGCACGACATTCTTTTAACCGACCTGCCGCCGTACCGTAAAATTTATCCGGTAACTGATCTGCGTCAGCGTATCGGTACGCCTTGGGTTCCGACAGACAAGAGCAAGATCGTCGCCATCGTTGAATCCAAGCTGCCCGACAATGGTCGTGCGCTGCGCGGTACCGACGATGTGGCCCAGGCCATTGCCGACAATATCGTTGATTTCTTCCAGGCTGAAGTGAAGGCCGGGCGTCTGCCCAAGAACCTGCTTCCCCTGCAGTCCGGTGTGGGTTCTATCGCCAATGCTGTTGTGGGTGGTCTGACCGCAAGTCCCTTTGAAAATTTGACCGTTTTTACCGAGGTTTTGCAGGATACCTTCCTGCCCTTCCTTGATTCGGGTAAATGCGAATACATCAACTGTACGTCACTGTCCTTGTCCAACGATGCATTTGTTGATTGGTGGAAAAATTTTGAAACCTATAAGAAAATGGTGATGATGCGGCCCCAGCAGATTTCCAACAATCCGGAGCTCATTCGCCGTGCGGGCGTCATCGGCATGAATACACCCCTTGAATTTGATATGTATGCACACGCCAACTCCACCCACGCAGGCGGTACCCGTATGCTGAACGGTATCGGCGGTTCCGGTGACTTTATCCGTAATGCTTACATCTCCATGATGCACTGCCCCTCTTGCCGTGCCACCAAGAATGATGAATTCGGCATCACCGGTGTTGTGCCCAAGGTTCCCCACGTCGACCATACCGAGCACGATATTGATGTTCTGGTTACCGAGCAGGGTCTGGCTGATCTTCGTGGTCTGGCTCCGGTTGATCGTGCCAAGGTTGTCATCGATAAATGTGCACATCCGGCGTACAAAGATTATATGTATGATTATCTTGATCGCGCCACCAAGGCAACCGGCGGCCATCATGAACCCCAGTTGCTGGACGAGTGCTACAAAATGCACCTAAGCTTTGCACAAAACGGCACCATGCGTTTCTGGGAAAAATAG